In Rutidosis leptorrhynchoides isolate AG116_Rl617_1_P2 chromosome 2, CSIRO_AGI_Rlap_v1, whole genome shotgun sequence, one genomic interval encodes:
- the LOC139892657 gene encoding palmitoyl-monogalactosyldiacylglycerol delta-7 desaturase, chloroplastic-like, which produces MRNLLVSVSESDGRNQPSDHRKIPFSDVVITGTRNQFLERKWRPIDIQVATWVISVHLLTLFAPITFSWDAFWIAFVGYLLTGILGVTLAYHRLLAHHSLKLPKFLEYSFVYFGVLAAQRDPIFWVSMHRYHHQFVDSEKDAHSPINGFWFSHMGWLFDSGYILEKYRERKNVEDLKKQAFYMFIRKTYMWHILGCGALLYIWGGFPYLVWGMGVRTVWVYHLTFLVNSACHIWGYQAWNTGDLSKNNWWVAILTFGEGWHNNHHAFEFSARHGLEWWQIDISWYIISLLRAVGLATNVKLPTEAHKLKKSFNTSDDVSK; this is translated from the exons ATGAGGAACTTGTTAGTCTCAGTCTCTGAGTCCGACGGTAGAAACCAACCCTCCGATCACCGGAAAATACCATTTTCCGATGTGGTAATCACAGGCACTAGAAACCAATTTTTAGAACGAAAATGGAGACCAATAGATATACAAGTTGCTACATGGGTTATTTCGGTTCATTTACTTACACTTTTTGCACCAATTACATTTTCTTGGGATGCTTTTTGGATTGCATTTGTTGGTTATTTATTAACCGGTATTTTAGGTGTTACACTCGCTTATCATCGCCTTTTAGCTCATCATAGTCTTAAACTTCCTAAATTTCTCGAGTACTCATTCGTTTATTTCGGCGTCCTAGCCGCTCAG AGAGATCCGATATTTTGGGTAAGCATGCATAGGTATCATCATCAATTTGTGGATTCGGAAAAAGATGCACATTCACCCATCAATGGCTTTTGGTTTAGCCATATGGGTTGGCTTTTTGATAGTGGATACATTCTTGAAAAG TATCGAGAACGTAAAAATGTGGAAGATTTAAAAAAGCAGGCGTTTTATATGTTTATACGAAAAACATATATGTGGCATATACTTGGATGTGGGGCACTTTTGTACATTTGGGGTGGATTTCCGTACCTCGTTTGGGGCATG GGTGTTAGAACTGTATGGGTTTACCACCTCACATTTCTTGTGAATTCCGCTTGTCACATTTGGGGATACCAAGCATGGAACACTGGTGATCTCTCCAAGAACAATTG GTGGGTTGCTATACTTACTTTCGGAGAAGGATGGCATAACAATCATCATGCGTTTGAGTTCTCGGCTCGTCATGGATTAGAGTGGTGGCAAATCGACATTTCTTGGTACATCATAAGCCTTCTTCGAGCCGTAGGGTTGGCTACAAACGTCAAGCTGCCAACCGAAGCCCACAAGCTTAAAAAGTCTTTTAACACTTCTGATGACGTGTCGAAATGA